The Deinococcus humi genome has a segment encoding these proteins:
- a CDS encoding protein kinase domain-containing protein has protein sequence MTVLLLGALFVVGLLLLVRFPERALSVLAGVLALALVATLVVLALGGTVQGTSWLRALDRAQGALAVLAVILTGGLISLAQGAGLPAQPARRKEINLPAAGKPARPVRSPTPSLTRRSTLSSTKSDLKFQDYEVMDRIGIGGMGSVYRARRNSDGRIVALKVPQEKYLADAKFVKRFYREAEVLKRFSHPNIVRVYDYRMQDPEHYIAMEFLDGESLETLLEDRSLAFTDSVQILRALADALRHIHMQNVVHRDIKPGNVMMLKNAFHDGQLREGGVKLMDFGIAVGKVLTRLTMTGARVGTPIYMAPEQAKGNRVDARSDVYSLGLLAYEMVSGQTAFRGSYEAVVHQQVFEAPKPPKQVRLEVPGRLNDLILNMIEKDPAQRPTLDEVITRLDAGVLSDEVFSDPLALALSVQEKRGTVRLLDLHGKLRASLCDQGSAAQGLPSVPNALAGDPDGNLYITLQEYRQGKSGALVRKLDPQGRELLSFGPYGLGEGELLQPLDIAFTQGHVYVLDGEAHHIVVYNSSGQFVRRFGGRGQGLGRFDRPRRMVASPDGHLFVLDTGNNEVQRFTAQGDYLSRYAFRLDRHSESLRTLEGLGVDRHGAVYIVDGVARKLRKIEADGTPGVTFALDTLVGEPTEAPWLISVGPEGQIYAVRQGGQVLRTISSAGDPISSRDMYAPVQAMTLLDRPQTGAAPPVVGRTIAEKLAAEKSITDKTAAASL, from the coding sequence ATGACCGTTCTGCTGCTGGGCGCCCTGTTCGTGGTGGGCCTGCTGCTGCTGGTTCGCTTTCCAGAACGTGCCCTGAGCGTCCTGGCAGGCGTGCTGGCACTGGCGTTGGTCGCCACGCTGGTGGTCCTGGCGCTGGGGGGGACAGTCCAGGGAACCTCATGGCTCAGGGCGCTGGACCGCGCCCAGGGAGCGCTGGCTGTGCTGGCGGTGATCCTGACCGGGGGCCTCATCTCCCTGGCCCAGGGAGCGGGCTTGCCCGCCCAGCCTGCGCGCCGCAAGGAGATCAACCTGCCTGCGGCGGGCAAGCCCGCACGGCCAGTCCGCTCCCCCACACCCAGTCTGACGCGCCGCAGCACGCTGTCGTCGACCAAGTCGGACCTCAAGTTCCAGGATTACGAGGTGATGGACCGCATCGGCATCGGCGGGATGGGCAGCGTCTACCGTGCGCGCCGCAACAGTGACGGGCGCATCGTGGCCCTCAAGGTGCCGCAAGAGAAGTACCTGGCCGACGCCAAATTCGTCAAACGCTTCTACCGCGAGGCTGAGGTGCTCAAGCGTTTCAGCCATCCCAACATCGTGCGCGTCTACGACTACCGCATGCAGGACCCCGAACATTACATCGCCATGGAATTTCTGGATGGCGAGAGCCTGGAGACCCTGCTTGAGGACCGCAGCCTTGCCTTCACCGACTCGGTGCAGATTCTGCGCGCGCTGGCTGACGCGCTGCGCCACATTCACATGCAGAACGTGGTTCACCGCGACATCAAGCCTGGCAACGTCATGATGCTCAAGAACGCTTTTCACGACGGGCAATTGCGAGAGGGCGGCGTCAAGCTGATGGACTTCGGGATCGCGGTGGGCAAGGTCCTGACCCGCCTGACCATGACCGGCGCGCGGGTGGGCACCCCGATCTACATGGCCCCCGAGCAGGCCAAGGGCAACCGCGTGGACGCTCGCAGCGACGTGTACTCGCTGGGTCTGCTGGCGTACGAGATGGTCAGCGGTCAAACCGCGTTCCGGGGCAGCTATGAGGCTGTGGTGCATCAGCAGGTGTTCGAGGCTCCCAAGCCGCCCAAGCAGGTGCGGCTGGAAGTGCCGGGCCGTCTCAATGACCTGATCCTGAATATGATCGAGAAGGACCCGGCGCAGCGCCCCACCCTGGATGAGGTGATCACCCGGCTCGATGCGGGCGTGCTGAGCGACGAGGTCTTCAGCGATCCCCTGGCCCTGGCCCTGAGCGTTCAGGAAAAACGCGGCACTGTGCGTCTGCTGGACCTGCACGGCAAGCTGCGCGCCAGCCTGTGCGATCAGGGCAGCGCGGCGCAGGGGCTGCCCAGCGTCCCCAATGCCCTGGCCGGCGACCCGGACGGCAACCTGTACATCACCCTGCAGGAATACCGCCAGGGCAAGTCGGGCGCGCTGGTCCGCAAGCTCGACCCACAGGGCCGCGAGCTCCTGAGCTTCGGTCCCTACGGCCTGGGCGAGGGCGAACTGCTGCAACCGCTGGACATCGCGTTCACGCAGGGCCACGTGTATGTGCTGGACGGCGAGGCGCATCATATTGTCGTCTACAACAGCTCGGGACAGTTCGTCCGGCGCTTCGGTGGGCGTGGGCAGGGCCTGGGCCGTTTCGACAGGCCGCGCCGCATGGTGGCCTCGCCGGACGGCCACCTCTTCGTGCTGGATACCGGCAACAATGAGGTTCAGCGCTTCACGGCGCAGGGGGATTACCTCAGCCGCTACGCCTTCCGGCTGGACCGCCACAGCGAGAGCCTGCGCACCCTCGAGGGCCTGGGCGTGGACCGGCACGGCGCGGTGTACATCGTGGACGGTGTGGCCCGCAAACTCCGCAAGATTGAGGCCGACGGCACACCGGGCGTGACCTTTGCCCTCGACACGCTGGTGGGGGAACCCACCGAGGCGCCGTGGCTGATCAGCGTGGGGCCGGAGGGACAGATCTATGCTGTGCGTCAGGGCGGGCAGGTGCTGCGAACCATCTCCAGCGCGGGCGATCCTATCTCCAGCCGGGACATGTACGCTCCGGTGCAGGCCATGACGCTGCTGGACCGCCCGCAGACCGGTGCGGCCCCGCCTGTTGTGGGCCGGACAATCGCCGAAAAGCTCGCCGCCGAGAAATCAATCACAGACAAGACGGCCGCCGCCAGCCTCTGA
- a CDS encoding AAA family ATPase, giving the protein MKPLRLEVQGFTAFRQFTELDFGDLELFALVGPTGSGKSSLLDAMTFALYGQTARLGAAGLDALISQGERGLSVGLTFEVGGTTYRASRTKGRRQAENEVRFERRDPDGRWANLSDGGMKGVNERIRTAVGLDFKTFARSVMLPQGEFARLLHGTGKERQALLGELTGLEHVAAMQRVASDRAKELRHRVSSLNSVLENEYAGVTLEAVTALRAERERTDAEAESLRDRLEALQNSLVRLREIEKVWKAREDTSRRLGALDARAAGVQAGAARAARARRVAGVLPLLDAAERARIAAEREARALTVAQEAAAQAARAAGAAQMGLEAAQQAEAGIPELEARADKLREAEADTARLKRSGGTPQTTHPQPLPWDEDAFLVARAGAEKAEKNRQERVQLEAERLGLHSALSRFGAEQTVQTQETAELERVKRDGQTAKADLEAAQKALEEARLTSGLAAYRTHLHVGDDCPLCLQEVRRLPDAPHADLGAAQDRVKALSAALDERRSRFSDLRAALKARETWLADKEAENRNWQEAIDQREKDLRAAEALITGDPQTEALRLLAGLAERVRAAGVDPAGKRRQLLNDVTVLRRRVQEAGAALSRAAGELAAANATLAAAQKTAAGREADAQEAQTALEAALSTLGMDAAQARAAALPESDIAALEEAARTQAAQRAQLAEAFAELERQLGAAPFDPAQLSQVGRDLTATDAALSAARERAGSLAEQERAGRERLARKAEIETQAADAARTFDTWQTLTNSLKANEFQQFLLAEVEAQLLTRAGLLLHEISDGRYRLALADGDYVVQDLWNAGEVRGVKTLSGGETFLASLSLAIALSDYLAGNKILGALFLDEGFGTLDPQALEAVANALESLRTQGRMVGIVTHVESLSERLPSRLLVTKSVAGSSVQRLDL; this is encoded by the coding sequence CCGCTTGGAAGTTCAGGGCTTCACCGCCTTTCGACAGTTCACCGAGCTGGACTTTGGAGACCTCGAACTGTTCGCCCTGGTGGGGCCGACGGGCAGCGGCAAATCCAGCCTGCTGGACGCCATGACCTTCGCCCTGTACGGGCAGACGGCGCGGCTGGGCGCGGCGGGACTGGACGCGCTGATCTCGCAGGGCGAGCGTGGCCTGAGCGTGGGGCTGACTTTCGAGGTAGGCGGCACGACGTACCGCGCCTCGCGCACCAAGGGCCGCCGGCAGGCCGAAAACGAGGTGCGCTTCGAGCGCCGCGACCCGGACGGGCGCTGGGCCAACCTCAGCGACGGCGGCATGAAGGGGGTCAACGAGCGCATTCGCACAGCGGTGGGGCTCGATTTCAAGACGTTTGCCCGCAGCGTGATGCTGCCGCAGGGAGAGTTCGCCCGGCTGCTTCATGGCACGGGCAAGGAGCGACAGGCGCTCCTGGGTGAACTGACTGGGCTTGAGCACGTCGCCGCCATGCAGCGCGTTGCCTCTGACCGTGCCAAAGAACTCAGGCACCGTGTGAGCAGCCTGAACAGCGTGCTGGAAAACGAATATGCTGGAGTGACGCTGGAGGCCGTGACGGCCCTGCGCGCCGAACGCGAGCGCACCGACGCCGAGGCCGAGAGCCTGCGGGACCGCCTGGAAGCCCTGCAAAACAGCCTGGTGCGCCTGCGCGAGATCGAGAAGGTCTGGAAGGCGCGCGAGGACACAAGCCGCCGCCTGGGGGCGCTGGACGCGCGCGCCGCTGGGGTGCAGGCTGGTGCCGCCCGCGCCGCCCGCGCCCGCCGCGTGGCTGGAGTGCTGCCGCTGCTGGACGCCGCCGAACGCGCCCGGATTGCCGCCGAGCGCGAGGCTCGGGCCCTGACCGTTGCACAGGAGGCTGCGGCCCAGGCGGCGCGCGCTGCCGGAGCTGCTCAGATGGGTCTGGAGGCGGCCCAGCAGGCTGAGGCGGGCATCCCCGAACTGGAAGCCCGCGCCGACAAACTCCGCGAGGCTGAGGCCGACACCGCACGTCTCAAGCGCTCCGGCGGCACTCCGCAGACCACGCACCCACAGCCGCTGCCCTGGGATGAGGACGCCTTTCTGGTGGCCCGCGCGGGGGCGGAGAAGGCCGAGAAGAATCGTCAGGAACGGGTGCAACTCGAGGCCGAGCGGCTGGGCCTGCACTCGGCGCTGAGCCGCTTCGGAGCGGAGCAGACTGTACAGACACAGGAAACGGCGGAGCTGGAGCGGGTCAAGCGCGACGGCCAGACTGCCAAGGCCGATCTGGAAGCCGCGCAGAAAGCGCTGGAAGAGGCGAGATTGACCTCGGGCCTGGCCGCGTACCGCACGCACCTGCATGTGGGCGACGACTGCCCGCTGTGCCTGCAGGAGGTTCGTCGGTTGCCCGACGCCCCCCACGCCGATCTGGGTGCAGCGCAGGACCGCGTCAAGGCGCTGAGCGCCGCCCTGGATGAGCGCCGTAGCCGCTTCAGCGATCTGCGCGCTGCCCTCAAGGCCCGCGAGACGTGGCTGGCCGACAAGGAAGCCGAGAACCGCAACTGGCAGGAAGCCATCGACCAGCGCGAGAAGGATCTCCGAGCCGCCGAAGCGCTGATCACGGGCGATCCCCAGACGGAAGCCCTGCGCCTGCTGGCTGGCCTGGCAGAGCGGGTGCGTGCGGCGGGAGTGGACCCCGCCGGAAAACGTCGCCAGCTGCTCAACGATGTCACCGTCCTGCGCAGGCGTGTGCAGGAGGCAGGCGCGGCGCTGTCTCGCGCGGCGGGCGAGCTGGCGGCGGCAAATGCCACCCTGGCGGCGGCACAGAAGACGGCTGCGGGCCGCGAGGCGGACGCTCAGGAAGCCCAGACCGCGCTGGAGGCCGCTCTTTCCACACTGGGTATGGACGCCGCCCAGGCCCGCGCCGCCGCGTTGCCCGAAAGCGATATCGCCGCCCTGGAGGAGGCCGCGCGCACCCAGGCTGCCCAACGGGCGCAACTGGCCGAGGCGTTCGCCGAGCTGGAACGGCAGCTGGGTGCGGCCCCCTTCGATCCGGCCCAGCTGTCACAGGTGGGGCGTGACCTGACCGCCACCGACGCCGCCCTGTCCGCTGCCCGCGAGCGCGCTGGCAGTCTGGCGGAGCAGGAACGCGCCGGACGCGAACGTCTGGCCCGCAAGGCCGAGATCGAGACCCAGGCCGCCGACGCCGCCCGTACCTTCGACACCTGGCAGACGCTGACCAACTCCCTGAAAGCCAACGAGTTCCAGCAGTTTCTGCTGGCCGAGGTGGAGGCCCAGCTGCTGACCCGTGCGGGCCTGCTGCTGCACGAGATCAGCGACGGGCGTTACCGGCTGGCTCTCGCAGACGGCGACTACGTGGTGCAGGACCTGTGGAACGCGGGCGAGGTGCGCGGCGTCAAGACCCTGTCGGGGGGCGAGACGTTTCTGGCGTCTCTGTCGCTGGCGATTGCCCTGAGCGACTATCTGGCAGGCAACAAGATACTGGGCGCGCTGTTTCTGGACGAGGGCTTCGGCACCCTGGACCCGCAGGCCCTGGAGGCCGTGGCCAACGCCCTGGAGAGCCTGCGAACCCAGGGCCGGATGGTGGGCATCGTGACCCACGTGGAAAGCCTGTCCGAGCGCCTGCCCAGCCGCCTGCTGGTGACCAAGAGCGTGGCCGGAAGCAGCGTGCAGCGGCTGGATCTGTAG